GCTGCGTGCTGATGAGACAGTGATGAGATTTACTTACCTCCGAAGCAAGCATCCAGAGTGACTGCATTATCAGCAGGAAGCCAGTGGCCGTATTTTTCTCCATGCCAGCGACTGGTTTCTTCGAGCTTCGCGAGTACTGTTTGTTTGGTGAGCTCCTTGCGTTTAATCCAATCAGTACAACGCTTCTTAATCTGTCTACGAATTTGATCTCGCATAAAAGCGTAACGACAAGGATTATAGGCTTCATTGAGGTTATCTGAAATATAGGGTTCCAATAAGTTATACTCATTAACATGTTTGGAAAACTCCCATTTATCCCCATTCAAAACTAGGATTGGGGGAAGTGTCTGCTCTCCAATATTCACGCTATGTGCCAGATTCATATAAAACTTCCACCCTGCATAATTGGCAGCTAAATCCGCATTGGAATACACCCCATTAATTAATGTACCTAGATAGGTCTGCTCTAGAATTTGACCATAAGTAACAATAGCGGCATGGGCTTGTTGTGTTGTTTTTCCATGATCCAGAAAGTAGTTATAAATTTTGTAATAGGTATGCCCCATCATGAAAAAATGCCCCAGTTTATCGGTACCAAAATGGTAACCATACATATTAATCGTTGGAGCAAGTCCAATCACAAATAGGGGCGATTGTGAAAAAACGAGCCAATAAACAGTTTTCCAGGGCCAGACTTCTTTATGCATCATGGGATTGGAATCTTTAGGTAAACGACGTAACCAACGTGGAAAACCCGGGCCGGTATTTGTATATATTAAATCGGCAATATAGGTATCTTTACGGCGAGCTGCTAATTGTGTCGCCGCATGCCGACTCTTTTTTGCTCTGGGGAGAAGCATTTGAATTTCTGCATTGGTTTGCGCGATGGATTTTTCAAGGACCTCGTAAAGTCTGTAACTTGCTGCTGGGCCGATGTCTTGTAATTCACCAGGTGGAAGAGTAAATTGATCCGTTTCTTCAGCTTGAATGTCCTGTATGCCATAAACACTAAATAATACAATTAAAAAGAAGATCCTTGTAAAAGCCATATTCCTTTTCCTTTCCTTAATCGGTGAATCATTAGAATACAAAATGTTTCCTACTGTCTAGAAAAATTATTAAGAAATGTATTTTAAATGAGATAATTTACGTTCAAATGATATTTATGCCGGATTGGGTACATAAAAATCAAGAAATGCCCTTACCTTAGGTAGTTCCGATCCATAGGATTGATAAAATGTAAAAATCTCATATTGTTTAAACTTTATTTCCGGCAGAATATGAATGAGTGTTTTTTCTTTCAGGGCCTGCTCAACGAGTGTGTCACCTGTTAAAAAGAGACCTATTCCTTTTTTACAAGCCTGGTTTAGCGCATTAAAGTCATCCATAAAGAGTATGGGATGGGGGCAGGATAGATAAGTTCCGTTTTCTAGTGGGAGTTCCGTAGCCGGTTTTCTCAGACTGTGGGAAATAAATGGAAAGTCCATGAGGTCGAAGGGTCGAACGGGCATTCCATATCGTTGGATTAGACTAGGTGCTGCACAAAGAATATTGTTGATTGGGCTCATTTTTCTGTATTTTAAATGATCTGTAAATGGTGGAATTTCCGGAAAACCGACCATCACATCAATATCTTTACGCGCTAAATCATTATCTTGTTCGGAGAACAAAAATTCACATTCGATCAAGGGATACTGAGCCATAAACTCAGCAAGCCGATCGAGAATGAGTTCCTTAGCAAGAATGGTCGAAACCAAAATGGTAATTTGACCTTGAGGAATGGATTGTCTTGATTCGATAAATTGTTCAATACGTTGTGTCTCCGCAAGAAGTTTCTGAAATTTTTCCAGGATTACTACACCAAATACCGTCAGTTGCACTTTACGAGTATCTCGGATAAAGAGTTTTTCCCCAAGTTGATCTTCCAAGTTCTTAACTTGCTTACTCACAGCGGTCGGTGTAATGCACAGCTCGGCCGCAGCACGATTGTAACTTAGATACTCTGCTACTTTTATAAAGCATCTTAATTGAGAAAAATTTAACATAATAACCGATTGAGTTATTTAATTAAGCATCAATTATAAACTAATAGTTCATAATTGCCGAACAAATATGGATTAATATTCCCGTAATTGATAAGTAAAATTGGAATAAATCAAGTAGAGAGGTCGATTATGAACTATCAATATCATCACGTTGGAATACCCGTTACACAGCCACGTGCAGGGGAGCGTTATAGTGCTGTTATGGATATGTATACTTCAGGAGGTGAACTACCCGGACGTATTCAATATCATCGATTTGGTCCGGATTGCCCTTTACATAAGCTGATTCAAACTCAACCCCATATAGCCTATAAAGTGCAATGTATTGATGAGGCAATAAAGGGCAAACATGTTCTTTTAGAGCCTTATTTTCCCTTAAAAAATTTTAGAGTTGCAATGATCGAGGACCATGGGGCAATTATCGAATTCATTGAAACAAGCTTGTCTGAAGAGGAAATATGGGATGAATCAAAGCACCAAGATTCTATGCTCTACTCCAAAAGCGGTTAGGCAGTAAGGATTTGCCGGTTGATTAGATGCTCGGCACGTCAACTGAAAATAATGTGTAAATTTTGAAAATAAATTAACCAGGCCTGTATTAATATTAAATATAATAGTAACTTGCCCACATTAAATGCAAATTAAGATGTCCGAGTCGATTCAATTTGTGGTAACTGGAGAAAGCGCCGGTATCGTTGAAGTAAAAATTGATACTTCTTCATCAGAAATCACCGCAACCTTCATCTATAAGCCAAATCCTGGAACCCCCGTTCCCAAAGAAATGTTATTAGGTTATCGTGATGCCTCAGGAAAAGGTCATATGCTTCCCATGACTCAAGAAAAAGAGGGAGAATGGAGCGCAAAACGATCAATTGCAGCCAATGAAAGCAGCGATTTTTTTATGCATCCCGATGTGCAGCCTGGGAAATTGGCTCAAAAGCCTAATATTATCCATAAAATCGCTTTATCCGATGGGAAAATTATCCGATCGGTGTATGAGAATCGTGAATTAGCTGAAGAAAATAAAGGGACTATTCAAAAACGCGTACTGAGTGCAACGGGCATTTTAAGTGAGCCTATAGAGGAGCCTTATACATTAAAGTCTGGGGATCAGTTGGTTGAAGTCTATTTTCCGGCAGGATATAAAGTTTCTGCATCTAGATCTAGAGAGTACAATATTCAGGTGATGCTCGATGGGGATATGCATTTACGTGAGGATGCCTTTGGAAATCGCATGGGCACAAAACACATTTTAGATAATTTAATTGCTGAACGTAAAATAGAACCGGTCATTGCAGTATTTGTATCACCTTCCCCACCTACTATGGGAAAAGGGCAATGGGCTTCTATGCCAAGACTTAAAGAATATGGTTGTGATCTGCATACCGATGCGATGCTTACTAAAATTCCCAGTGCATTAAAGCGAGCAGATATCCAAGTGACAAGTGATCCTCAAAAAATAGGGATATGTGGACAAAGTATGGGTGGGCTGCAAGCTTTATATACAGCCAAAATGCACCCGGATATCTATGGACAAGTGATTGCTCAATCTCCAGCAGTTTGGTGGGGACCCTCATTACTGCGCTTAAAAGGTAAAGAAGTCGAGGAGCCTGTACGTTATGAAGAGGACCGAACTTGGCGTGCACCTTTGGCTAAAAAGGATGAGCAACAATATTTATTGCATATGCTCAAGACAGGCTATGATGAATTGTCCAAACAAAAAATACCTCAAGGAAGCGTTAATATTCATCTCCAGGCAGGAACCTTGGAAACAGGAGACTGTGGGTTAGGTGATGAACCATTAACTCAAGCCACTATGGCCCTAGCCCAAGAATTACAGGTTCCATGCACACTTCACGATGGGGGACATGCAGTAGAACCTTGGGCAACTGGACTTGCTGTTCTTTTACCCCAAGTCCATCCTAAGCTAACTGCTTTGAAGGAGAGTTGGCTTGCAAAGACTGAATCTGGCGCTATTGATTTAACCAAAGCCGAGCGTTTTGCCGAAGGGGGGACCCATGTGCTTTATCGATTTCCGGATGCCCCTTATGTTATTAAAGTAATGAAACAAAATCCCAATCCTAAGGAGCTTGAAGAGTTAGAGAAAAAATATGCTGTTTTATACGATTGTTTTGATCGGGACAATAAACAACGATGTATTCGGGAACAACATACTATCCAACACGTTTTACTCCCTGGAAAAGAACCTCAAAAGGCAGCTTTATCAATCGTTCCCTATGAAAAATGCTTCAAGTCTAAAGTGAAATTTGATTTTAAAATAGAACCCGCGGAACTCGATCCCTACTTAATGGAGCACAATAAAGTGTTGTGCGATAAAGCGAATAAAATACTTATTCATAAGGATCACTCTGATTCCAGTTTTGATTTTAATGATTACTCGAGGATTGATGAACGAATCGGCAAAATAGTACAACGTTTAGATAGCGATCCTAAACTTAAGGAGCTAATGATTGAGTTTCTAAATCATTATCGTGATTTTTATCAAAAAACGAATATCATTATGGATGCTATGGGGTTTGAAAATATTCTTTTCTTTCAAGATGAAAAGGGTGAGTGGCAATTTAAAATAGGAAGTGTCATCAAACACGATACGGGAAAATATACTAATGAGTTATTTCAAGCACTACATAGTGAAAAAGAAGTTGATTTGAATTCTTTTGTTAATTTTACTCATGCCTATTTTTCACCGGCGAATATTAGAGCGGTAAATCTCTGTGCGATGAAACTTGGTTTAGAACCTGTAATTAATGATGTGATCATCGATCCCAAAGATTTATTCAAAATATCGCAACGATTATCTATTCCTGAACGAATGCTTGCCTATGCACGACATGGCGATTTTGAACAGGTAGGTACTATGCTCGAGTCAAATAAAGGACTCCTTAGTTTTAATCTCCAAGATTTCTGGGCATATTCTTTAATTGCTGATGAATACACAAAGCATGGACAGTCACCCAAAGCACTTAAAGCTTATTTAGATGCCGTCAGTAAATTTCCAGTTATATTGCCGGAAAATAAAGAGGATGCAAAACGGATACACGATGCAAAAACAGCCATTGTCGATCGAAAAAATATACACGATAAAAAAATAATGCTCCATCAAGAACTCACTATGTCTTTACCCTCATCCGTATTAACTAAAACTATGACTCATAATTATAAAAAGCAGCTGCAAGAAACAAAATCTGAAAGCCCTTCTATTATTTCTATTTCATATAACTGATGGATCGATTTCTTTTGGGCGAGAATTAAGCTACGAAAGAAGCCATTCGAAGATTTGCAATATTCTCCAAATGAATTAAGATGGTTCAATTTGACTGATATTTTGCTCGGAGTATCTATGTTTGGTGAGTTATTTGAAAGTTCAATAGCCTTAAGTATTCAATACTACTCCAACCAAGCATATGAATATGTGACTAATATTTTGCATCAAGCAGAACAATTTGGAATTGGCCGAACCAGAGATTTTATTCGAGATCCGAAAAAAATGATTCAGACTTTAACCTCTGAAGCCCGAAGTAGCGAAGAGGGATACAGCGTTGTGAGTTTGGGATATTTGGGAGGACACTATGCTGTTATTACGCCAAAGTCTCAAGCTCAGTTTGTTGAATTAATCACTCAATTCGATAAAGAACAATCAAGCCGAAAAGGACATGCTTCGTTTAAATTTTTTTCTGGGAATGATTTTTTTATAATTTCAGATATTGGACATGATGCACTGACATCGAGAAAAAATCTGTCTCGTTTTCTAACCCCATCCCGGCTTGCTCATCCTCTCAGCATAGAAATAGAAAAAAGGACGGCTTCTGAGATGGATATTAAAATTCGTCATTCAATATGTGGAATTGTGCGAGCGGTAATGGTCGAAAATATGCTGGGTATTAAGCAATTACCAGAAGATACTTATAATATGATGGAGTCTTATCGAAACGATGTAAAACGATGGGGTGCATTTCCTTTCCCTGAATTGCTTAATTTTATGCCGAGCTTAAGAAAAAAACGAGATACTTACCGGACTTTTTCAAAGGGCATTTTAGAGCAGGAGTTCGAAAAAGTGGTTGCCGTGCTTCATTCCGACGATCATCCCGGAGATGCAAATTTGATTGCTGCTTCTATAGTAAGTTTGTTTAAAGATGAAAACCCAGATCTCTCAAAGAGTGAATTCTCCAATGCTTTAAAATCTTTACCTGTTTCTGAGATTAGACGCTATTTTCAAAATCCCATCGTTCAATCGCTACCGATGATCCTCAAAGCAGCAGATAATTTAACTGATGCGATTGTCTTATGCCTCGAGCAAATTGCATCCGACCCCAGCAAATTTGAGATGATTCGCGATGAAATTGATGAAGCTCATTTGACTTTCGAAGAGTTAGACATTAAAGCTCTGAAATCTTTACCCATACTCGATGCATTTTATAAGGAGTCAGTGCGTTTTGATGCTCCTATTGCAGTACCCCGATATACCCAAAATGGATATTCATCGGATTCAATGAATATTCCCCCTAACACGATGATTATTTTTGATTTACATGCTTTAGCAAAAGGCGAACAATATTGGACCAATCCTGATGCGTTTGACCCTAAACGTTTTTTACAACTGAAGCAGCACATGAAAATTGGGAATGAATCCGATAACAAAAATAACCATATCCTGGGTCAATTTCCATTTGTCCCATTTTCAATAGGTCAACGCAATTGTCCAGCATTTGCGGTTACAGAAGTGTTATTTAAAGCAGCTATTGCGAAATTTGTGGCAGACTATCAACTAAGTTTTGTTAAAAAAGAGGATAATGATTCTATATTGCACGTTACTTCCAGGGACAAATCGTTCCGTTTCACCCAATAATGACTTCAATTATTAAATTGGTCCTAGCTTATCCCAAGCAAAATAATCTATAATGATCCAGTGAGGACGACCTCACCCGAAATGGTTATACCCGGGACGACCCGCCTTAATGAAAGGAGGGTAATATGGCCTGGATTCTACTAACTGTTGCTGGTTTACTTGAGGTGGTATGGGCTTTTTCCATGAAATTGTCTCAGGGGTTTTCGAAACCGCTTCCTTCCATCGTTACAATTGTGGCAATGATTGCAAGCTTTATATTGCTAGCTCTTTCTATGAAAACCCTACCCTTGGGAACTGCTTATGCAATCTGGACTGGAATCGGTGCAGTTGGTGCGTTCCTTGTTGGACTCCTTATGTTGGGAGAACCAGTCAATATCATGCGAATTATTGCAGCATTTGTCATCGTTTCCGGGCTTTTGATGATGAAGTTTTCTTCCTAGATGAAGAGCTCGAATTGGCGTGGAGCTTAAAAGCAAATAACCACTTCGAGTTTAGTTCATTCCTCTAAAAGATACCCTTTAAAATTCCAATGTCCCGCGGCTTTTCTGCGGGATTCCTACAAATACAAAATTGCACTTCATCATTCGAGGATATCGTATGCCTCCCGCGGATGCCGCGGAAGGCAGAGATAGGGCGGGTTGGTGTTTATTAAATATACATAGAAGTTCGAATTTCTTCGAACTGAGCGTCATCATGCTCCTGCATTTTTTCGGCTGCGTGTAACTCCTCTTGCTCTTGTTCTTGTTGTGTTTTTAATTTCATTAACTCGATCATGTTTTGCGTTTTTAACTCGTGTAATATAGCCGCCAACAAAAAATCAGTGGTGGTTTTCAGGCTTATTTCTTGAACAGGTTGCTGGATTTCCTGTGTATTTTGTTCTTCTTGTTTTGCTGATGTGGGCATTGGTTTGGAATTAAAAAAACGTTGTGCCTCCTGATCTGAGTATGGCTTTTTGGCTTTATTATTTCCATCTGCTAGACGAGCATTTGTAGCTTTTTTACCCATGATGATCTCCTTTTCCTTATGAGTCCCCTTCAGATTAATCTAAATATTGATTTAAATGCAAATGTTTTTTTCAAGATTGGCAAATTTTGTGTTTTTATCATTAATATTGCTCATCAAGTCTAGATCTCATCCTTTTTTTCTTTTTCAAGTGAATAAAAAAGAACAATATTGTCTTAAATTGCTCATTTTGGGCTTCTTTTAATATTCTGTTAATTTTATCATGTTATAGTTTTGTGCATCCTGTTGAATTTATCACCGATTAATTCTTTGTTTTTTAGTCATATGAGAAAAAAATATGAAAGAACTCTTTGAGAAAAATACTTCGAAATCTGGCAGTACTACGTCTTTGACACACCCTGATATTTGTACTTGTACCATGTGTATGAAAAGCAAATTATCTACTGAGGAAGCAAGCAAACATTTGCGTAGCTTACAAGCTACGATGGTGGATCGACGAAATCCTGATACACCTGGAAGTAAATCCTTAATGAAAGCCGTGGAAGCTTATGCCATTCTTAAAGCAGGCACAGAAATCAACATGATGGAAGCAATTGGACTTACGGAATATGATCTACCTGATTCAGGAACTCCAATTGAAATAACCCCCCCACAAGAGTTATCAATTAAGGCAACATGGAAAAATAAAAGTCAGGAACGTGCTGTTAGTGGTACGGATGCGAATGTTTTTGGTAGCTTGGGTGTATTAACAATTCCTTCCGATGTACAAGTAGTGAATATACCCAAAATGAATGCTCGTTCAGTACCTAGAGAATTTTTAGCTAAATATGGGGCTGAGTTAATTCCTTTAGACCAATCATTTATTTTGGATAGTGTTAATGAGCCATCATTAGAAAACCTATACCTGGTCGAATATCAGTGGGACCCAGATTACATACAAGATTATGTTATGAAAAGAAAAGGCGGGGGTGGATTATTTGTAGAAACCCATCCATTCCCACACGTTTTTACACCGTTGTCCCCAAAGTGTAGTGGTGCATTGATTCTCGGAATAGAGCAAACTGGAGGCACATTTACTTTTGCTGCTTTTGAAATACCTTTTGGATATACAATAAAAATTGGCAGTAATGTAATCCATGGTGACTCGTTTTTTGTAGGGCCTTATGCTATCGCATTAACCGAAACTGAATTAGCTGATTCGGTTATTTTGAAGCAAGATACGCCTCAACGTGATCCGCAACAAGTAGTTCAGATACCTACTCCAAGGTTTAAAATTGATTTATTTGAGGATGCTCAAATACCAAAAGGTGTTTTTGAAAATCGGATGAACTTTTTTAAACAATTACCCAAGGAAGTTGCAAGTGATGTTCGTCCTTTATCTACATCTTCTCAAAAAAAGGCATGATCCACAATCTGGAGCAGTACCTCCTTTACGGTATCCAAAATAGTTCAGTCATCCTATTTGGAATACTTAGATGATGAGCACATGGAGAACTACTCAAAGTAGTTACTCCATTGGCTTTCTGGAGGAAATAAGGAGCTAACTGAAACGTTTAATCTTTCCAAAGGGGAAAATAAAGTGTATTATACAAAAAACATCCAAATTGGAAGATAATTTCCACTTAAATTTTGAATATTTTAACTTTCCCTAGGATTTTTAAGAGGTAAATGGATATGTTTAGTAAATTCGGACCAGCAAAAAATACTTTTGAAGAAGAAATAGCATCAGAGCAACGTCAAAAGCTGCAAGAAAATTTAGAAAAGCTTGCTGTTCCAAAAATTGAACAAGAAAAAATCATGCAAATGCGAGATAATTCATCTGATGAATACCATAAGTCGCGTTGTTTTTGGTTCCTTGAAAATCAGACATTTCCTGAGAAACAAACCATGTTTAACCAGCATCACATTGACACATTTAAAAAATGTCAGCGTGAACTGAGTGACGCATTAGACAATGGGCCAGAAGAACCAAAGTCAGGGAGCATGAAGTTTAGATAGATTATGGGGTTGCACCGTGGTTATCGAAATTCTGCAGGGTCGGGTAACCAAAATACCCGGTTTGATGCATTAATCACTACATCAAGATAAGGGCTTCCTGTCGCCATCTCTATGAGTTTATCGACCCATTTTGCATAGGTTTCTGCGGATTGGAATTCAAATTTTTGTTCTGAATTCATCAATGTTAATGCAATCAGGACGCCAATCATTTCATAAATGATTGGTTTTTGGTAATCATGCATGCATTTCTGGGCAATAGTAACTCGGTCCTTTTTTCCATCCATGAGGACCGGTTGAGCAATGTGTTTTAATACATTTTCTTCCATGGTTAGCCCTGTCAATGCAGCCACGCGTTGAATCAGTTCTTCTTGGGGATATACCAGGGCTGTAGCCACCTCCCGATTAATTCCAGGTTCATAGAATACAGGTTGATGCTTGAGTATATTAGGAAATTCTTCGATATAAGGCACACACTGAGTTACTTCAAAGTAATCGTCAATCGATTTAAGCATGGGTTTGAAATCAAAACCTACTTGCGTATCCAACTCAGCGTTTAAGTCATTTAAATAGCAAACGATTGCCAACCCCCCCATGATCCGAGCGCGAGCCTCGGGGGAGTTGGTATCTGCCTTACTGATTGGATATGCAATGCTGAGCCAACGATTGGGAGCTGAAGCCAACGCCTCTATTTTAGACCGGAGATTACGAGCATACATTTTTACAGTGTAGTCTATAACGAGATCACATATCTCTTGGCGTGGTCTTAAAATCATCATTTCCGTAGGCTTGGACATGCTTGATCCCTTGATTTTGGCTTCGTTCATGCTAGTTACTCATTTTAATTCAATGTGTACTGTTGCTCTTTGTTTGGCTCCAGCTGTTTTAGTAAGCTTCTCCTATTGATCATCTGAGTTAGCACCAGGTCGTGGAGTGGTAATGCATGGGGTATAACATCGATCCTTAGCATTAATAAACGCTTTTACCCCATCAAAACTACCATTAGACTCAACTAACCAGGGTTGATCCCCTTGCCAAGTAGTGATTTTAATCCGCTGCAACATACCAGGAAGTTCTCTTACCCCACTTGTTGAGACGATAGCCAGCCCGTCCCCATGATTTTGATGAATACAGTGAGGAGATTGGTGATGTAACGAAAGAATATCTTCCGGGAAGAGAGGAACCGCACCACCAACTATCCGTGCCCTATTAATATTACCAAAAAGGCTTCCAGGTCCTTGAGCAAAAGCTAAGGTATGAGCTAAAGCTTGTGAATATTCGCTGTCATAAAATGAATGCTTCATTAAGGCGAACTCATCGCTTCGCATTGAACTAATATTATTTTTATATTCAGTTTTAATTTTGTGGATTATTTTGACACGTTCATCCTGCGTCAATCCCTCTCGTTTTAAAGATTCAGCGAGCTCGATAAAAAGCATACAATGACCGCCCAATTTTTCAGCAATATCTACAATTGAATCTAAATGTTCATCTTTGATAATTTGCCCACTTAAGCCAGCTACAGTTTGACCCGAAATTAAACCAAGGCCATACATTGCCGAACCCACTCCAGCCTCAAGTATTTTTTGACATTCTTTTTGAGATAGATGAGTAAGTTTAGATAACTCTTTTACATCGATACTTAATATTTTTTCAAGAGCTGCTCTTGCCTCGGGATATCGTTTGGCAAGATGTTTATGTATACTTATACGGTGTTGCATGTCAATGTAGAATGCTTTGCAGGCATCAACACCTTCTTGAGCGTGTTGGTGTCTCTCATGCAACATCAAGGTATATTCTTCTA
The DNA window shown above is from Legionella sp. PC997 and carries:
- a CDS encoding LysR family transcriptional regulator, which codes for MLNFSQLRCFIKVAEYLSYNRAAAELCITPTAVSKQVKNLEDQLGEKLFIRDTRKVQLTVFGVVILEKFQKLLAETQRIEQFIESRQSIPQGQITILVSTILAKELILDRLAEFMAQYPLIECEFLFSEQDNDLARKDIDVMVGFPEIPPFTDHLKYRKMSPINNILCAAPSLIQRYGMPVRPFDLMDFPFISHSLRKPATELPLENGTYLSCPHPILFMDDFNALNQACKKGIGLFLTGDTLVEQALKEKTLIHILPEIKFKQYEIFTFYQSYGSELPKVRAFLDFYVPNPA
- a CDS encoding helicase; the encoded protein is MNYQYHHVGIPVTQPRAGERYSAVMDMYTSGGELPGRIQYHRFGPDCPLHKLIQTQPHIAYKVQCIDEAIKGKHVLLEPYFPLKNFRVAMIEDHGAIIEFIETSLSEEEIWDESKHQDSMLYSKSG
- a CDS encoding esterase family protein; protein product: MSESIQFVVTGESAGIVEVKIDTSSSEITATFIYKPNPGTPVPKEMLLGYRDASGKGHMLPMTQEKEGEWSAKRSIAANESSDFFMHPDVQPGKLAQKPNIIHKIALSDGKIIRSVYENRELAEENKGTIQKRVLSATGILSEPIEEPYTLKSGDQLVEVYFPAGYKVSASRSREYNIQVMLDGDMHLREDAFGNRMGTKHILDNLIAERKIEPVIAVFVSPSPPTMGKGQWASMPRLKEYGCDLHTDAMLTKIPSALKRADIQVTSDPQKIGICGQSMGGLQALYTAKMHPDIYGQVIAQSPAVWWGPSLLRLKGKEVEEPVRYEEDRTWRAPLAKKDEQQYLLHMLKTGYDELSKQKIPQGSVNIHLQAGTLETGDCGLGDEPLTQATMALAQELQVPCTLHDGGHAVEPWATGLAVLLPQVHPKLTALKESWLAKTESGAIDLTKAERFAEGGTHVLYRFPDAPYVIKVMKQNPNPKELEELEKKYAVLYDCFDRDNKQRCIREQHTIQHVLLPGKEPQKAALSIVPYEKCFKSKVKFDFKIEPAELDPYLMEHNKVLCDKANKILIHKDHSDSSFDFNDYSRIDERIGKIVQRLDSDPKLKELMIEFLNHYRDFYQKTNIIMDAMGFENILFFQDEKGEWQFKIGSVIKHDTGKYTNELFQALHSEKEVDLNSFVNFTHAYFSPANIRAVNLCAMKLGLEPVINDVIIDPKDLFKISQRLSIPERMLAYARHGDFEQVGTMLESNKGLLSFNLQDFWAYSLIADEYTKHGQSPKALKAYLDAVSKFPVILPENKEDAKRIHDAKTAIVDRKNIHDKKIMLHQELTMSLPSSVLTKTMTHNYKKQLQETKSESPSIISISYN
- a CDS encoding cytochrome P450, yielding MFGELFESSIALSIQYYSNQAYEYVTNILHQAEQFGIGRTRDFIRDPKKMIQTLTSEARSSEEGYSVVSLGYLGGHYAVITPKSQAQFVELITQFDKEQSSRKGHASFKFFSGNDFFIISDIGHDALTSRKNLSRFLTPSRLAHPLSIEIEKRTASEMDIKIRHSICGIVRAVMVENMLGIKQLPEDTYNMMESYRNDVKRWGAFPFPELLNFMPSLRKKRDTYRTFSKGILEQEFEKVVAVLHSDDHPGDANLIAASIVSLFKDENPDLSKSEFSNALKSLPVSEIRRYFQNPIVQSLPMILKAADNLTDAIVLCLEQIASDPSKFEMIRDEIDEAHLTFEELDIKALKSLPILDAFYKESVRFDAPIAVPRYTQNGYSSDSMNIPPNTMIIFDLHALAKGEQYWTNPDAFDPKRFLQLKQHMKIGNESDNKNNHILGQFPFVPFSIGQRNCPAFAVTEVLFKAAIAKFVADYQLSFVKKEDNDSILHVTSRDKSFRFTQ
- a CDS encoding multidrug efflux SMR transporter encodes the protein MAWILLTVAGLLEVVWAFSMKLSQGFSKPLPSIVTIVAMIASFILLALSMKTLPLGTAYAIWTGIGAVGAFLVGLLMLGEPVNIMRIIAAFVIVSGLLMMKFSS